A part of Cannabis sativa cultivar Pink pepper isolate KNU-18-1 chromosome 6, ASM2916894v1, whole genome shotgun sequence genomic DNA contains:
- the LOC115724749 gene encoding uncharacterized protein LOC115724749, translating into MAAFNDGRHWMFLLIDVSKEIVYFFDPLGGYIPQDCKNVVGIAFQLHNLAKGKRMKQDSLQWYNVKCPQQQDSKTCGFYICAMMRDLVFEPQPSSYIKSKCNNQDFYSKDQLNVVRREWATHLNNFKI; encoded by the exons ATGGCAGCCTTTAATGATGG GAGACATTGGATGTTCTTGTTGATTGACGTATCTAAAGAGATAGTATACTTTTTTGATCCCCTTGGAGGCTACATTCCTCAAGATTGTAAGAATGTTGTAGGAAT TGCATTTCAGTTGCATAACTTAGCAAAGGGCAAAAGAATGAAACAAGATTCATTACAATGGTATAATGTTAAG TGTCCTCAACAACAAGATTCAAAAACATGTGGCTTTTACATTTGCGCCATGATGAGAGATCTTGTGTTTGAACCTCAACCAAGTAGTTATATAAAATCaaag tgtaaTAATCAGGATTTTTACTCAAAGGATCAACTAAATGTGGTACGACGTGAGTGGGCAACACATTTgaacaattttaaaatttag